A single window of Chitinophaga sp. XS-30 DNA harbors:
- a CDS encoding amylo-alpha-1,6-glucosidase, translating into MIKDRYNSAFMQDPSSSTSLEYLQVAREGAYTASSVCGCNTRKYHGLLVVPQPQIDGEEHVLLSALEETLSCNGEVYHFGAHRYPGAYYPEGFRYIRGFTAGRVLEWTYEANGCLFRKALALEDEKNRLMIRYTLLEAPGPVTLRLLPLLAFRNKHHVGGFNGHLHPAVQSAASGVQIRYPVYTPLYLQLSGGSVFFASPEWFYNVEYPLERDRGYTFHEDLNAPGFFELKLARGETIILSAGLQEEDPSGFREAFNSMVPETAKPSGLKEHLLRARRHFLVKMGDEMVIKAGYYWFGSWARDTCISLPGLTLTDGDTGTFRAVVSTLAARLKGGLLPNAGIGEAALYNTADASLWLVYAIQQYAAGQGAAAVWETYGDMLASILYHYRQGTMFNIGADDDGLISAAAEGYALTWMDAVVDGVPVTPRAGKPVEINALWYNAVCFCLEAAALAGDKGFVREWEAWPEKIRASFVAVYWNEDRKYLADNVFGTMQDWSVRPNQVFAVSLPYSPLTPAMQESVLNKVRKELLTPRGLRTLSPSDERYRGAYGGDQRTRDHAYHQGTVWPWLLGHFADAYARVYQETALPLLEAIFQGMEPALQEYCLHTVAEVCDGDAPHRSGGAVSQAWSVAELLRLADTVERLKKGYRRFQLTVHK; encoded by the coding sequence ATGATAAAGGACCGCTACAACAGTGCATTCATGCAGGACCCTTCCTCCTCCACCAGTCTTGAATACCTGCAGGTGGCGAGGGAAGGGGCTTACACCGCCTCATCGGTCTGCGGCTGCAATACCCGCAAGTATCATGGCTTGCTCGTAGTACCGCAGCCGCAGATAGACGGGGAGGAGCATGTGCTGTTGTCAGCTTTGGAAGAAACCTTGTCCTGTAATGGGGAAGTTTACCACTTTGGCGCTCATCGTTATCCCGGAGCCTATTATCCCGAAGGTTTCCGGTATATCCGCGGGTTTACTGCAGGCCGTGTTTTAGAATGGACGTATGAAGCAAACGGCTGTTTGTTCAGGAAAGCGTTGGCATTGGAAGATGAGAAGAACCGGTTAATGATCCGCTATACCCTCCTGGAGGCGCCCGGTCCGGTTACCCTCAGATTGCTGCCTTTGCTGGCGTTCCGGAACAAACATCATGTCGGCGGTTTTAACGGGCATCTGCACCCTGCCGTACAGTCCGCTGCTTCCGGCGTGCAGATCCGGTACCCCGTTTATACCCCGCTGTACCTTCAGCTGTCCGGTGGCAGCGTGTTCTTTGCTTCCCCGGAATGGTTTTATAATGTGGAATATCCGCTGGAACGTGACCGGGGATATACCTTTCATGAGGATTTGAACGCTCCGGGTTTCTTTGAGCTGAAATTGGCGCGGGGAGAAACGATCATCCTGTCCGCCGGTCTGCAGGAAGAAGACCCTTCCGGGTTCCGGGAAGCGTTCAACAGCATGGTCCCGGAAACGGCAAAGCCTTCCGGCCTGAAAGAACATCTGCTGCGCGCCCGCCGGCATTTCCTGGTAAAAATGGGCGATGAAATGGTCATAAAAGCCGGTTACTACTGGTTCGGTTCCTGGGCGAGGGATACCTGTATTTCGTTGCCCGGTCTCACATTGACCGATGGCGATACCGGTACTTTCCGGGCGGTGGTCAGTACCCTGGCAGCCCGGCTGAAAGGCGGGTTGCTGCCCAATGCAGGGATTGGGGAAGCGGCCCTTTATAACACTGCTGATGCATCGCTCTGGCTGGTATATGCCATACAGCAATATGCCGCAGGGCAGGGTGCCGCTGCTGTTTGGGAAACGTACGGGGATATGCTGGCATCCATCCTTTATCATTACCGGCAGGGAACCATGTTCAATATCGGGGCGGATGATGACGGGTTGATATCCGCTGCCGCCGAAGGATATGCGCTGACCTGGATGGATGCAGTCGTTGATGGTGTGCCGGTTACACCGAGAGCAGGGAAGCCGGTGGAGATCAATGCGCTTTGGTACAATGCCGTCTGTTTCTGCCTGGAAGCAGCAGCACTCGCAGGAGATAAAGGCTTTGTGCGGGAATGGGAGGCCTGGCCGGAGAAGATCAGGGCCTCTTTTGTTGCTGTTTACTGGAACGAGGACAGGAAATATCTGGCGGATAACGTCTTTGGAACGATGCAGGACTGGTCTGTCCGCCCCAACCAGGTATTTGCAGTTTCCCTGCCTTATTCCCCGTTAACTCCCGCCATGCAGGAGAGTGTATTGAACAAAGTGAGGAAAGAGTTGCTCACCCCCCGCGGTCTCCGCACTTTATCACCTTCGGATGAAAGGTATCGCGGGGCATACGGCGGGGATCAGCGCACAAGAGATCACGCCTACCACCAGGGAACCGTATGGCCCTGGTTGCTCGGCCATTTTGCTGATGCATACGCACGGGTGTACCAGGAGACGGCATTGCCCCTGCTGGAGGCGATCTTTCAGGGAATGGAGCCGGCTCTGCAAGAGTATTGCCTGCATACTGTTGCGGAGGTTTGTGACGGGGATGCACCCCACCGGTCAGGCGGAGCGGTGTCCCAGGCATGGAGCGTGGCCGAATTGCTTCGCCTGGCAGATACCGTGGAACGGTTGAAAAAAGGATACCGGCGTTTTCAGTTAACAGTTCACAAATAA
- a CDS encoding glycoside hydrolase family 57 protein, whose protein sequence is MKNICLHFQVHQPYRLRPFSFLHIGEDNHYFDETANRDALARAARNAYLPANRILLDLIRQYGEQFRVSFSVSGLALDQFQEYMPEVAASFRALADTGCVEFLALPYGHSLAGLKSRREVTRQLTAHADAIAHLFGQRPTAFCNTDLAPGNVIAEAAAGLGFRTMLTTALPGLNAGRAHSNPGLPEMRMLLQHGSLSGDIANRFSDEEWREWPLTAGKFREWLQAMPQEDEVVNLSLDYTTFGERHPAASGIFDFLKALPAEMLTIPGWRFATVSEAAAAAEPLPAAVIPAEGLLQEWLGNDLQQDAFESLYALEKKVHACDDPQLQRDWLYLQASDHFYYMSTRHLGDGALHRQLSPYNHPFQAFMNYMNVLADFTLRIAQCPDRQKTKVHERYTIEA, encoded by the coding sequence ATGAAAAATATCTGCCTGCATTTCCAGGTACATCAGCCATACCGGCTCAGGCCGTTTTCCTTCCTGCATATCGGGGAGGATAACCATTATTTTGATGAAACAGCCAACCGGGATGCGCTGGCCCGGGCGGCCCGGAATGCCTATCTGCCTGCGAACAGGATATTGCTCGATCTGATCCGCCAGTATGGCGAACAGTTCCGTGTCAGCTTTTCTGTTTCAGGGCTGGCGCTGGATCAATTCCAGGAATATATGCCTGAAGTGGCGGCCAGTTTCAGAGCGCTGGCGGATACCGGTTGTGTGGAGTTCCTGGCTTTGCCCTATGGCCATTCCCTGGCAGGGCTTAAAAGCCGGCGGGAAGTTACCCGTCAACTGACGGCACATGCTGATGCCATTGCACATTTGTTCGGACAAAGGCCCACGGCGTTCTGCAACACGGATCTGGCTCCGGGGAATGTTATTGCTGAAGCCGCGGCCGGTTTGGGATTCCGTACCATGTTAACCACGGCCTTGCCTGGTCTGAATGCCGGGCGCGCCCATAGTAACCCCGGGCTGCCGGAAATGAGAATGCTGCTGCAGCATGGCAGCCTTAGCGGAGACATTGCCAACCGCTTCTCCGATGAAGAATGGCGGGAATGGCCGCTGACAGCCGGTAAATTCAGGGAGTGGCTGCAGGCCATGCCGCAGGAGGATGAAGTGGTGAACCTGTCCCTCGACTACACCACTTTTGGTGAACGCCATCCGGCAGCTTCCGGGATATTCGATTTCCTGAAAGCCCTGCCCGCGGAAATGCTCACTATACCCGGGTGGCGTTTCGCTACGGTATCCGAAGCGGCCGCCGCCGCCGAACCGTTACCGGCAGCGGTAATTCCTGCGGAGGGACTACTGCAGGAATGGCTGGGTAATGATCTGCAGCAGGACGCATTTGAATCCCTGTATGCGCTGGAGAAAAAAGTGCACGCCTGTGATGACCCGCAGCTGCAACGCGACTGGCTTTACCTGCAGGCCAGCGACCATTTTTATTATATGTCAACCAGGCACCTTGGTGATGGTGCGCTCCACCGGCAGCTTAGTCCATATAACCATCCGTTCCAGGCCTTCATGAATTATATGAATGTGCTGGCCGATTTCACATTGCGGATAGCGCAATGTCCCGACCGTCAAAAAACAAAAGTCCATGAACGTTATACGATTGAAGCCTGA
- a CDS encoding glycosyltransferase, with protein sequence MKVLMFGWEFPPHISGGLGTACQGITQGLTANDVDVLFVIPKANGDEEQGSIKVLGAADVPLSAPQQENAKFREAMTFFEVNCPVIPYLGPEEFCRYSEARTELLQAKATTTSPVRYPFTGGYGKDLMKEVWQYALVATAIARGNAHDIIHAHDWLSFPAGIMAKEVSGKPLVVHVHATEFDRSGENINMQVYETERQGMLQADRIIAVSELTRRTIIDRYFIDPEKVETIHNALETATVLPERRKAPFREKIVSFIGRITYQKGPGHFIDAAAKILAKDKGFRFIMAGSGDMMFAMIEKAARLRISRYIHFTGFLDATQRDKLLAASDVFVMPSVSEPFGIVPLEAIKAGVPVIVTKQSGVQEVLQYALKTDWWDTDALAESIYSLASYNGLSRMLSRESRREVANLRWEKQGNVIRELYQRVMDEKHQ encoded by the coding sequence ATGAAAGTGCTCATGTTCGGGTGGGAATTTCCCCCGCATATTTCCGGCGGCCTTGGTACCGCCTGTCAGGGAATCACACAAGGTCTGACGGCCAATGATGTAGATGTGCTGTTTGTCATACCAAAAGCAAATGGTGATGAAGAACAGGGCAGCATCAAAGTGCTCGGTGCTGCGGATGTACCCTTGTCGGCCCCGCAACAGGAGAACGCGAAGTTCCGGGAAGCGATGACTTTTTTTGAGGTGAATTGTCCTGTTATCCCTTATCTGGGGCCGGAGGAATTCTGCCGGTACAGCGAGGCCAGAACGGAACTGCTGCAGGCAAAAGCTACGACAACTTCACCTGTCCGTTATCCGTTCACGGGCGGGTATGGCAAAGACCTGATGAAAGAGGTCTGGCAGTATGCCCTGGTGGCTACGGCCATTGCCAGGGGGAATGCACATGATATCATCCATGCGCACGATTGGCTTTCCTTTCCTGCGGGTATCATGGCCAAGGAGGTCAGCGGAAAACCGCTGGTTGTACATGTACATGCTACGGAATTCGACCGCTCCGGCGAAAATATCAATATGCAGGTATATGAAACTGAACGGCAGGGCATGCTGCAGGCAGACCGGATCATTGCGGTAAGCGAGCTGACCCGCCGGACGATCATCGACAGATATTTTATTGACCCGGAGAAAGTGGAAACGATCCACAATGCGCTGGAAACGGCCACCGTGTTGCCTGAGAGACGCAAAGCCCCCTTCCGGGAAAAGATCGTGTCTTTTATAGGCAGGATCACCTATCAGAAAGGCCCCGGACATTTTATAGATGCGGCCGCAAAGATACTGGCGAAAGACAAAGGCTTCCGTTTCATTATGGCGGGCAGCGGGGATATGATGTTTGCCATGATCGAAAAAGCTGCGCGATTAAGAATATCCCGCTATATACATTTTACCGGTTTCCTGGATGCAACGCAGCGCGATAAGCTGTTGGCTGCGAGTGATGTTTTTGTGATGCCATCTGTTTCGGAGCCTTTCGGCATCGTGCCGCTGGAAGCCATCAAAGCAGGTGTGCCTGTTATCGTCACAAAGCAGTCCGGTGTACAGGAAGTTTTACAATATGCGCTGAAAACAGACTGGTGGGATACGGACGCCCTGGCCGAATCCATTTATTCACTTGCCAGTTACAACGGCCTTTCCCGGATGCTGTCCAGGGAAAGCAGGAGAGAGGTGGCAAACCTCCGGTGGGAGAAGCAAGGCAACGTTATCAGGGAATTATATCAGCGGGTGATGGATGAGAAACATCAGTAG
- the glgP gene encoding alpha-glucan family phosphorylase, translating into MNVIRLKPDHHFEVSWEVCNKVGGIHTVLSTKAGLMQAEWGDRQVMIGPDLHTGTGSNPEFAEDKEIFAGLKAHMQQEGLPIRTGRWNIPGAPLVILIDFTPLFQQKNTILGDLWTKFHVDSLTGQWDYIEPAIFGYAAARVIHCFYEHYLNATDKILAHFHEWMTGAGVLYLEEHVPQIATVFTTHATVLGRTIAGNGQPFYSRFDTFDPDRAAREYKVVAKHSLEKTAAATADCFTCVSDLTGRECEKFLGKHPDFITPNGFDASFVPDAVQFPVMRAAARKKVMEVAAALTRQPVPENSLLVIKSGRYEFRNKGIDVFIDSLAKLNEGELPAKHILAVIFVPAHHTGPRKALEDQLLHPDFFHPATGEVLTHNLLGADTDPILNRIRQCRLDNRPGSAVTLMFVPTYLDGNDGIFNMFYYDILIGFDLAIFPSYYEPWGYTPMESLAFHIPAVTTNVSGFGIAVAHSSAFTGKGIYVVDRNDDNERKVSQDIAGIIRRVAAQTPEEELQHRDAAAEISRAFLWPQLFYRYQLAYDFALQKSLQREALFRTKPQVEPLPVLQAKQEERAIWRSIHIQPELPANLQVLKRIGHNFWWSWNPEAVALFTDMDPVGWEKSGHNPVALLDNMTFPALQQLADDDRFLNRLTAVAKAYDGYMDTTKTDAPLAAYFCMEYGISGCLKQYAGGLGILAGDYLKAASDQNRNLVAVGLFYRQGYFRQKLSQQGEQVAVAEMQDPEGLPLSQVRDTAGNILLIPLAFPGRTVHAAVWKADVGRVPLYLLDTNVENNQAEDRLISAQLYGGDPEMRLKQEIVLGIGGVRMLTQIGIRPDIYHINEGHAAFTGFERINAIMHTSHLSFDAALEIIKATTLFTTHTSVKAAMDMFSEELLRAYLSYLAGDFNVGWGRLMGLGKLNANDREEQFSMFYLAARLSGEINAVSELHRKVSGRLLNPLWKDFRPEELHIGCVKNGVHAPTWMHRQWQETGWYDPQQRTVGSISDDMIWSVRKSLKKQFTGMIRNRWRRYAEVKPGAVMEKPVRLDEHALFIGFARRAAPYKRADLLFSDLQRLAAIVNRKDRPVRVIVAGKAHPRDDAGGAILKTIIAASRHPELKDKVLFLEDYDMELAAGMVQGVDLWLNTPWPGKEASGTSGMKAAMNGVLHCSTEDGWWADVAEGSGGWTLKSDNIYDNAGVQDREDATVLYNLLESEIIPLFFDRNEAGIPLGWTGRISAAFTAITPAYDMNRVVEDYDRYYRKLHMRHVRLQEGEYEIPKALSAWKKKMIAVWKQIHVMSIEQPVADHLVEGLGELFIAKIVLYTGELTTEDIRLEVVFAAKDQEDGYALVRELTVTEVSGSRATFECRLPLPLSGSYTYSFRVMPRHPDLAYPQELPLIKWI; encoded by the coding sequence ATGAACGTTATACGATTGAAGCCTGATCATCATTTTGAAGTAAGCTGGGAAGTGTGCAACAAGGTAGGCGGCATCCATACGGTGCTTAGCACAAAAGCGGGATTGATGCAGGCGGAATGGGGAGACAGGCAGGTGATGATCGGGCCGGACCTGCATACCGGTACCGGCAGCAACCCGGAATTTGCGGAAGACAAAGAAATTTTCGCCGGGCTGAAAGCCCATATGCAACAGGAAGGGCTGCCGATCCGTACAGGGCGATGGAATATTCCCGGGGCACCGCTCGTAATACTGATCGATTTTACACCGCTGTTCCAGCAAAAGAATACCATTCTCGGGGACTTGTGGACGAAATTTCATGTGGATTCGCTGACCGGCCAATGGGACTATATAGAACCCGCTATCTTCGGTTATGCTGCTGCAAGGGTCATCCATTGTTTTTATGAACATTATCTGAATGCAACGGACAAGATACTGGCACATTTTCATGAATGGATGACCGGGGCCGGCGTGCTTTATCTTGAAGAGCATGTCCCCCAGATCGCTACCGTTTTCACCACCCATGCCACTGTGTTAGGCCGCACTATTGCCGGAAACGGGCAGCCTTTTTACAGCCGGTTCGATACGTTTGATCCTGACCGGGCTGCCAGGGAATACAAAGTAGTGGCCAAGCATTCACTGGAAAAAACAGCTGCGGCTACGGCGGACTGCTTTACCTGCGTCAGCGATCTCACCGGCCGGGAATGTGAAAAGTTTCTGGGTAAACACCCCGATTTCATTACACCGAACGGGTTTGACGCTTCATTTGTGCCGGATGCGGTGCAGTTTCCCGTCATGCGGGCGGCTGCGCGGAAGAAAGTTATGGAAGTGGCTGCAGCGTTGACGAGGCAGCCGGTTCCGGAGAACAGTCTGCTGGTAATCAAAAGCGGCCGTTATGAATTCCGCAACAAAGGTATCGATGTATTTATCGACAGCCTGGCGAAGCTGAATGAAGGAGAGTTGCCGGCGAAACATATTCTGGCCGTTATATTTGTGCCGGCCCATCACACTGGTCCCAGAAAGGCGCTGGAAGATCAACTGCTTCATCCCGATTTTTTCCATCCTGCAACCGGGGAGGTGCTGACGCACAATTTGCTGGGAGCGGACACGGACCCCATACTGAACCGCATCCGGCAATGCCGGCTGGATAACCGCCCCGGCAGCGCGGTGACCTTAATGTTTGTGCCAACGTACCTGGACGGGAATGACGGTATTTTCAATATGTTTTACTATGATATCCTGATCGGGTTCGATCTCGCCATTTTTCCATCCTATTATGAACCCTGGGGCTATACCCCCATGGAGAGCCTGGCTTTCCACATCCCGGCCGTTACCACCAATGTTTCCGGCTTCGGGATTGCGGTAGCGCATTCCTCCGCTTTTACCGGAAAAGGGATCTATGTGGTAGACCGTAATGACGACAACGAAAGAAAAGTGAGCCAGGATATTGCCGGTATCATCCGGAGAGTTGCTGCGCAGACACCTGAGGAAGAGCTACAGCACCGGGATGCCGCGGCGGAGATCAGCCGTGCGTTCCTGTGGCCGCAGCTGTTTTACCGGTATCAGCTGGCCTACGATTTTGCATTGCAGAAAAGCCTGCAACGGGAGGCGCTTTTCCGTACCAAGCCACAGGTGGAGCCCTTACCGGTATTGCAGGCGAAACAGGAAGAAAGAGCGATATGGAGAAGCATCCATATTCAACCGGAATTACCGGCCAATCTGCAGGTGCTGAAAAGGATCGGCCATAATTTCTGGTGGTCCTGGAACCCGGAAGCTGTTGCGCTGTTTACTGATATGGACCCGGTGGGCTGGGAAAAAAGCGGACATAATCCCGTAGCGTTGCTGGATAATATGACCTTTCCTGCTTTGCAGCAACTGGCGGATGACGATCGTTTTTTAAACCGCCTGACAGCAGTGGCAAAAGCATATGACGGGTACATGGATACGACAAAAACCGATGCTCCGCTCGCGGCCTATTTCTGCATGGAGTATGGCATATCCGGCTGCCTGAAGCAATATGCGGGAGGGCTGGGCATCCTGGCCGGGGATTATCTGAAAGCAGCAAGTGATCAAAACAGGAACCTTGTAGCCGTAGGATTGTTTTACAGGCAGGGATATTTCCGGCAGAAGTTATCGCAGCAGGGCGAACAGGTAGCTGTTGCCGAAATGCAGGATCCCGAAGGTTTGCCTTTATCGCAGGTACGCGATACAGCGGGAAATATACTGTTGATCCCGCTGGCATTTCCGGGACGCACGGTCCATGCAGCAGTCTGGAAAGCCGATGTGGGCAGGGTTCCCCTCTATCTGCTGGATACCAACGTGGAGAATAACCAGGCGGAAGACAGGCTTATTTCCGCGCAACTCTACGGCGGGGACCCGGAAATGCGGCTGAAGCAGGAGATAGTACTGGGTATCGGCGGGGTAAGGATGCTCACGCAAATAGGTATCCGTCCGGATATCTATCATATCAACGAGGGCCATGCTGCATTCACCGGTTTTGAAAGGATAAATGCGATCATGCATACTTCCCATCTGAGTTTTGATGCCGCGCTGGAGATCATAAAAGCCACCACATTATTCACCACCCATACCTCCGTAAAGGCAGCCATGGATATGTTCAGCGAAGAGTTGCTTCGCGCTTATCTATCATACCTCGCGGGGGATTTCAACGTGGGCTGGGGCCGCCTGATGGGATTAGGCAAGCTGAATGCGAATGACCGGGAGGAACAGTTCTCGATGTTTTACCTGGCAGCAAGGCTTTCGGGGGAGATCAACGCCGTGAGCGAACTGCATCGAAAAGTATCAGGCAGATTGCTGAACCCCTTGTGGAAGGACTTCAGGCCGGAGGAACTGCATATCGGCTGCGTGAAGAACGGCGTACATGCGCCCACATGGATGCATCGCCAATGGCAGGAAACGGGTTGGTATGATCCGCAGCAAAGAACCGTTGGCAGCATCTCTGATGATATGATCTGGTCTGTCCGGAAATCGCTGAAAAAACAATTCACAGGAATGATCCGTAACAGGTGGAGGCGTTATGCCGAGGTAAAACCCGGTGCTGTGATGGAGAAACCGGTCCGGCTGGATGAGCATGCCTTGTTCATTGGTTTTGCCCGCAGGGCGGCGCCTTATAAACGTGCGGACCTGCTGTTTTCGGACCTGCAGCGGCTGGCAGCGATCGTCAACCGGAAAGACCGGCCGGTGAGGGTCATCGTTGCCGGTAAAGCGCATCCCCGTGATGATGCAGGCGGCGCCATCCTCAAAACGATCATCGCTGCCTCCCGCCATCCCGAACTGAAAGATAAAGTGCTGTTCCTGGAAGACTATGACATGGAGCTGGCAGCCGGTATGGTACAGGGCGTTGATCTGTGGCTGAATACACCGTGGCCGGGTAAGGAGGCTTCCGGCACAAGCGGTATGAAAGCCGCCATGAATGGCGTTTTACATTGCAGTACGGAGGATGGCTGGTGGGCGGATGTTGCGGAAGGGAGCGGAGGATGGACCCTGAAAAGCGACAATATTTACGATAATGCCGGTGTGCAGGACCGGGAAGATGCAACCGTACTGTACAATCTGTTGGAAAGCGAGATCATCCCGCTTTTTTTTGACCGGAACGAGGCAGGGATACCCCTGGGCTGGACGGGCAGGATAAGCGCTGCATTTACTGCCATAACGCCTGCCTATGATATGAACAGGGTAGTGGAGGACTATGACCGATACTACCGGAAACTGCACATGCGCCATGTACGGCTGCAGGAAGGTGAATATGAAATACCGAAAGCGCTGTCCGCATGGAAGAAAAAGATGATTGCCGTATGGAAGCAGATACATGTCATGTCAATAGAGCAGCCCGTAGCGGATCACCTGGTGGAAGGCCTCGGAGAACTGTTCATCGCAAAAATTGTTTTATATACAGGAGAGCTGACAACAGAAGATATCCGGCTGGAAGTAGTGTTCGCTGCCAAAGATCAGGAAGATGGGTATGCCCTGGTACGGGAATTGACCGTAACGGAAGTGAGCGGAAGCCGGGCGACCTTTGAATGCCGGTTGCCCCTGCCGCTTTCAGGCTCCTATACGTACAGCTTCCGGGTAATGCCCAGGCATCCTGATCTGGCCTATCCACAGGAATTGCCATTGATAAAATGGATATAA
- a CDS encoding pyridoxamine 5'-phosphate oxidase family protein gives MLGVLSEENIDQLLESGSTGRIGCYDGEKVYIVPVSYAYNGTYLVAHSAEGMKIKMMRKNPEICFQVDHIESGRNWQSVVLWGKYEEVTDPKERYYAMKFLVGRLMHIQASETAGVQGMSRELANPDEQPHELKPVVYRIRIKERTGRFEKDGHAH, from the coding sequence ATGTTGGGAGTACTTTCAGAAGAAAATATCGATCAATTGCTGGAATCCGGTTCTACCGGCCGCATCGGCTGTTATGACGGGGAAAAGGTGTATATCGTTCCCGTCAGCTATGCCTACAACGGCACTTACCTGGTCGCCCATTCTGCGGAAGGAATGAAGATAAAAATGATGCGTAAAAACCCGGAAATATGTTTTCAGGTGGATCATATCGAGAGCGGGAGGAACTGGCAGAGCGTTGTTTTATGGGGGAAGTATGAAGAAGTTACAGACCCCAAAGAGCGGTATTATGCCATGAAGTTCCTGGTAGGCCGACTGATGCATATCCAGGCCAGCGAAACAGCCGGCGTGCAGGGAATGAGCAGGGAGCTGGCCAATCCCGATGAGCAACCTCACGAGCTTAAGCCGGTGGTGTACCGGATCAGGATAAAAGAGCGTACCGGCCGTTTTGAAAAGGATGGGCATGCGCATTGA
- a CDS encoding BON domain-containing protein: MKKTDIQLQKDVMEELQWEPSLEASGVGVAVKDGIVTLSGTIANYSQKLAAENAAKRVKGVRAVAVDLEVRLSTGEKRNDADIAEAVLNALKWNSFVPEEKIRIKVDDGWLTIEGEVEWGFQRESVTNAVKDLLGVKGVRNLLSIRPVIAPSIVRDRIKKALSRRANVESEGIDVQMDGGHVTLKGNVRSWSEREEVERAVWSAPGVLDVKDELVVTP; this comes from the coding sequence ATGAAAAAAACAGATATCCAATTGCAGAAAGACGTGATGGAAGAACTACAATGGGAACCATCCCTGGAAGCTTCCGGCGTTGGCGTTGCCGTAAAGGATGGTATCGTTACCCTTAGCGGCACCATCGCCAACTACAGCCAAAAACTCGCTGCGGAGAACGCTGCCAAAAGAGTAAAGGGCGTACGTGCCGTAGCGGTAGACCTCGAAGTCAGGCTTTCCACCGGTGAAAAAAGGAATGATGCTGATATTGCCGAAGCAGTATTGAATGCATTGAAGTGGAACAGCTTTGTGCCGGAAGAGAAGATCAGGATAAAGGTAGACGACGGATGGCTGACGATCGAAGGTGAAGTGGAATGGGGGTTTCAGCGCGAATCTGTGACAAATGCCGTCAAGGACCTGCTTGGCGTAAAAGGTGTCCGTAATCTGCTCAGCATCCGTCCCGTAATTGCGCCTTCCATTGTCAGAGACAGGATCAAAAAGGCGCTTTCCCGGCGCGCAAATGTCGAATCCGAAGGCATTGATGTGCAGATGGATGGCGGCCATGTAACCTTGAAAGGAAATGTGCGCTCCTGGAGCGAACGGGAGGAAGTGGAACGGGCGGTATGGTCTGCTCCGGGCGTTCTGGATGTTAAAGACGAACTGGTTGTAACGCCATGA
- a CDS encoding VOC family protein, with the protein MSAVNPYLTFTDNCEEAFKFYQSVFGGEFPGGIMRFGESPEEFQGGEGEKNKVMHVALPIGKNTVLMGSDSPAGTGAVVKGTNFSIAFSPDSEEEATRVFNGLAAGGQVTMPLDKVFWGAFFGMLTDKFGVHWMVNYDANNPA; encoded by the coding sequence ATGTCAGCCGTCAATCCTTATTTAACATTCACAGACAACTGCGAAGAAGCGTTCAAATTTTACCAGTCCGTTTTCGGCGGGGAATTTCCCGGCGGTATCATGCGCTTCGGAGAAAGCCCCGAAGAATTTCAGGGCGGGGAAGGCGAAAAAAACAAAGTCATGCATGTTGCGCTTCCCATCGGGAAAAACACCGTGCTGATGGGCAGCGATTCTCCGGCCGGAACCGGAGCGGTGGTAAAAGGCACCAATTTTTCTATCGCTTTCAGCCCGGATAGTGAAGAAGAGGCTACCCGGGTATTCAACGGGCTGGCTGCAGGGGGGCAGGTGACTATGCCGCTGGACAAGGTATTCTGGGGTGCATTTTTTGGTATGCTGACGGATAAGTTCGGTGTGCACTGGATGGTGAATTACGATGCCAACAATCCCGCCTGA